In one Halosimplex halophilum genomic region, the following are encoded:
- a CDS encoding thiamine-phosphate synthase family protein, translated as MALRLPSEIVVERFLPTARAMLATELHDRGFTQKEVAERLGLTQAAVSKYLRGDVTVEERFAEDERMVATVETIAEGFADGSMDGYEALAELLDLVRAFEDRGPICAVHEEEMPALEGLGCDLCVRGTDDAVLAEREALAAVRRGARRVASEPAMAEHVPNVGTNVGTAVPDAADATDVAAVPGRLQAVNGRIMVPADPEFGASQRVAETIRAAMAVDPDVRGALNLATSEALLDAARERGIDPFEFDADYDDRGERLRAGFRERGGVPRVAYHGGAFGIEPVAYVFGATATEAAALAVDLAESARTE; from the coding sequence ATGGCACTGCGGCTGCCCAGCGAGATCGTGGTCGAGCGGTTCCTCCCGACCGCGCGGGCGATGCTGGCGACGGAGCTACACGACCGGGGATTCACCCAGAAGGAGGTCGCCGAGCGACTCGGGCTCACGCAGGCGGCGGTGAGCAAGTACCTCCGGGGCGACGTGACTGTCGAGGAGCGGTTCGCCGAGGACGAGCGGATGGTCGCAACGGTCGAGACCATCGCCGAGGGGTTCGCCGACGGCTCGATGGACGGCTACGAGGCGCTCGCGGAGCTGCTCGACCTCGTCCGCGCCTTCGAGGACCGCGGCCCCATCTGCGCCGTCCACGAGGAGGAGATGCCCGCGCTGGAGGGGCTGGGCTGTGACCTGTGCGTCCGCGGGACGGACGACGCGGTCCTCGCCGAGCGGGAGGCGCTGGCGGCCGTCCGCCGCGGAGCCCGCCGGGTCGCCAGCGAGCCGGCGATGGCCGAGCACGTCCCGAACGTGGGCACGAACGTCGGCACCGCGGTCCCCGACGCCGCCGACGCGACCGACGTGGCCGCCGTCCCCGGGCGCCTCCAGGCGGTCAACGGCCGGATCATGGTCCCCGCGGACCCCGAGTTCGGCGCCTCCCAGCGCGTCGCCGAGACGATCCGGGCGGCGATGGCCGTCGACCCCGACGTGCGGGGGGCCCTGAACCTCGCCACCTCCGAGGCGCTGCTCGACGCCGCCCGCGAGCGCGGGATCGACCCCTTCGAGTTCGACGCCGACTACGACGACCGCGGCGAGCGCCTGCGCGCGGGCTTCCGCGAGCGCGGCGGCGTCCCCCGGGTCGCCTACCACGGGGGCGCGTTCGGCATCGAGCCGGTCGCCTACGTCTTCGGCGCGACGGCGACCGAGGCGGCGGCCCTCGCCGTCGACCTCGCCGAGTCGGCCCGGACCGAGTGA
- the hutU gene encoding urocanate hydratase, producing the protein MPQQEPDDAAVGEPSDRWRADPGASTGTDIECEGWRQEAALRMLDNNLDPEVAERPEDLVVYGGTGRAARSWDAYDAIVGELHDLGETETLLVQSGKPVGRFETHERAPRVLIANSNLVGRWDTWEHFHELEAKGLIMYGQMTAGSWAYIGTQGIVQGTYETLAEAGRQHFGGSLEGRIVVTGGLGGMGGAQPLAVTMNEGVCVAAEVDEDRIDRRIGTGYCEEKTDDLDEAIERAEAAAAAGERYSVGVHTNAADMLEAMLERGFVPDVVTDQTAAHDALEGYYPSGYTVAKADELRERDPERYERESLATMERHVDAILEMQERGAVAVEYGNNIRGQVADFRAERGEESDDQSWPLSGAADEDRDAFDFPGFVPAYVRPLFCGGKGPFRWVALSGDPADIHRTDEAVKELFPEKDALHRWIDLAREQVSFQGLPARVCWLGADTDSGGLTERARFALRINDLVADGEIRAPVVVTRDHLDAGSVASPNRETEDMKDGSDAVADWPILNALLNCAAGADIVSVHDGGGVGIGNALHTNNHVVLDGTDLAAETARRVFTTDPGTGVVRHADAGYESALEQARESDIAVPMEDRDE; encoded by the coding sequence ATGCCACAGCAGGAGCCCGACGACGCCGCGGTCGGCGAACCGAGCGACCGGTGGCGGGCCGACCCGGGGGCGTCGACGGGGACCGACATCGAGTGCGAGGGCTGGCGTCAGGAGGCCGCCCTCCGGATGCTCGACAACAACCTCGACCCCGAGGTCGCCGAGCGACCCGAGGACCTGGTCGTCTACGGCGGGACCGGCCGCGCCGCCCGCTCGTGGGACGCCTACGACGCCATCGTCGGGGAACTGCACGACCTCGGCGAGACCGAGACGCTGCTCGTCCAGTCGGGCAAGCCCGTGGGACGGTTCGAGACGCACGAACGAGCGCCGCGCGTCCTCATCGCCAACTCGAACCTCGTCGGCCGCTGGGACACCTGGGAGCACTTCCACGAACTCGAAGCGAAGGGCCTGATCATGTACGGGCAGATGACCGCCGGGTCGTGGGCCTACATCGGGACCCAGGGCATCGTCCAGGGCACCTACGAGACGCTGGCCGAAGCGGGCCGCCAGCACTTCGGCGGGTCGCTGGAGGGTCGGATCGTCGTCACGGGCGGGCTCGGCGGGATGGGCGGCGCACAGCCGCTCGCGGTGACGATGAACGAGGGGGTCTGCGTCGCCGCGGAGGTCGACGAGGACCGTATCGACCGCCGCATCGGGACGGGCTACTGCGAGGAGAAGACCGACGACCTCGACGAGGCCATCGAGCGCGCCGAGGCGGCCGCGGCGGCCGGCGAGCGCTACTCCGTGGGGGTGCACACGAACGCCGCCGACATGCTCGAAGCGATGCTCGAACGGGGGTTCGTCCCCGACGTCGTCACCGACCAGACGGCCGCCCACGACGCCCTGGAGGGGTACTACCCGTCGGGCTACACTGTGGCGAAGGCCGACGAGTTGCGCGAGCGCGACCCCGAGCGCTACGAGCGCGAGAGCCTGGCGACGATGGAACGCCACGTCGACGCCATCCTGGAGATGCAGGAGCGCGGCGCCGTCGCCGTCGAGTACGGCAACAACATCCGCGGCCAGGTCGCGGACTTCCGGGCCGAGCGGGGGGAGGAGAGCGACGATCAGTCCTGGCCGCTGTCGGGCGCGGCCGACGAAGACCGCGACGCCTTCGATTTCCCGGGCTTCGTCCCTGCCTACGTCCGCCCGCTGTTCTGCGGGGGCAAGGGTCCGTTCCGCTGGGTGGCGCTGTCGGGCGACCCCGCCGACATCCACCGGACCGACGAGGCCGTCAAGGAACTGTTCCCGGAGAAGGACGCCCTGCATCGCTGGATCGACCTCGCCCGGGAGCAGGTGTCGTTCCAGGGGCTCCCCGCGCGGGTCTGCTGGCTGGGCGCGGACACGGATTCGGGGGGACTGACCGAACGGGCCCGCTTCGCCCTGCGGATCAACGACCTCGTCGCGGACGGGGAGATCCGGGCGCCCGTGGTCGTCACGCGCGACCACCTCGACGCCGGCAGCGTCGCCTCGCCGAACCGGGAGACGGAGGACATGAAAGACGGCTCGGACGCCGTCGCCGACTGGCCGATCCTCAACGCCCTGCTCAACTGCGCGGCGGGCGCCGACATCGTCTCCGTCCACGACGGGGGCGGCGTCGGCATCGGCAACGCCCTCCACACCAACAACCACGTCGTCCTCGACGGCACCGACCTGGCCGCCGAGACGGCCAGGCGCGTGTTCACGACCGACCCCGGCACGGGCGTCGTCCGCCACGCCGACGCGGGCTACGAGTCGGCGCTGGAGCAGGCCCGCGAATCGGATATCGCGGTCCCGATGGAGGACCGGGATGAGTGA
- the hutG gene encoding formimidoylglutamase — MSDDARETAADPLTSPPEWVGPSADPNDEQFGDVVKPTTLDDLDEYGAVFVGEPYDGAVIGRRGAVEGPAAIRESLAAAKTHHVDQGPISVAGDPADEDGENVPNERIHGPTGPGVGLGDLGDVAALRTDDGTDSDEPSVATVQERVRAATEHLYGRGVVPVFLGGDNSLTYPNAAPLLERGSLGAISFDAHLDCRQIRDGTGPTSGTPYRQLFADGLDELAVVGARNFETSTAYHDYLHEQGGRVFTPADVASDPIDAMDDAIASLGDVDAIYVSVDVDVLDAAAAPGVSAPTPGGLTTRELYRLLEHVATHGRVAGFEVVECAPPLDRGRRTVDAAARAVAHFLASLAAPKGRHSRRGALDG, encoded by the coding sequence ATGAGTGACGACGCTCGCGAGACCGCCGCGGACCCGCTGACCTCACCGCCCGAGTGGGTCGGCCCCTCCGCGGACCCCAACGACGAGCAGTTCGGCGACGTGGTGAAGCCGACCACGCTCGACGACCTCGACGAGTACGGCGCGGTGTTCGTCGGCGAACCGTACGACGGCGCGGTCATCGGCCGGCGCGGCGCGGTCGAGGGTCCGGCGGCGATCCGCGAGTCGCTCGCGGCGGCGAAGACCCACCACGTCGACCAGGGACCGATCTCCGTCGCGGGCGACCCCGCCGACGAGGACGGCGAGAACGTCCCGAACGAGCGGATCCACGGGCCGACCGGCCCGGGCGTCGGCCTCGGTGACCTGGGGGACGTGGCAGCGCTTCGTACCGACGACGGCACCGACTCCGACGAGCCGTCGGTCGCGACCGTCCAGGAGCGCGTCCGGGCGGCGACCGAGCACCTCTACGGCCGGGGCGTCGTCCCCGTCTTCCTCGGGGGCGACAACTCGCTGACCTACCCGAACGCCGCGCCGCTGCTGGAACGGGGGTCGCTGGGCGCCATCAGCTTCGACGCCCACCTCGACTGCCGACAGATCCGCGACGGGACCGGCCCGACGAGCGGCACGCCCTACCGGCAGCTGTTCGCCGACGGGCTCGACGAACTCGCCGTCGTCGGTGCCCGGAACTTCGAGACCTCGACGGCCTACCACGACTACCTCCACGAACAGGGAGGGCGCGTCTTCACGCCGGCCGACGTGGCCTCCGATCCCATCGACGCGATGGACGACGCCATCGCCTCGCTCGGCGACGTGGACGCCATCTACGTCAGCGTCGACGTGGACGTGCTCGACGCGGCGGCCGCGCCGGGCGTCAGCGCGCCGACGCCGGGCGGCCTGACGACCCGGGAACTGTATCGGCTGCTCGAACACGTCGCGACCCACGGCCGCGTGGCGGGCTTCGAGGTCGTCGAGTGCGCGCCGCCGCTCGATCGGGGGCGGCGGACCGTCGACGCCGCTGCCCGCGCGGTCGCGCACTTCCTCGCCAGCCTCGCCGCGCCGAAGGGTCGCCACTCCCGCAGGGGGGCGCTCGATGGCTGA